A part of Streptomyces sp. NBC_00557 genomic DNA contains:
- a CDS encoding competence protein CoiA — protein sequence MGFTAVHADWGRLDASLDDLGCGRAWADVHRVTGLRLACPECGGRVCARVSSRRARHFYHQQRPRDCELANESYEHHLLKLELATAARAAGFTAELEVSSPRADWRADVLVFDEQGRAFMALEAQLSPMTPEDARMRTDRYARDGVGVCWVGLQGRPWQRAVPSLRVEYPEERGAGWTVRHGIARYTWDPRTLAGKAGWTHITCPLGDAIRWILQGRVHPHTGPGGTVWWTADAYRQLAAARAKLEADDEAAARARAAEQARRAAAARAAAAEQRLHDALQQAQERQAEQERLAAFLEHAGIDAQVWPAFTQLVRTASGKPVEYGVQSPSHGNGLLVYSRPRPGRAFTLAGVVCPDPRALAQWPAELTILVPSQTWLARIQAAARTPLKVAVLNPTTKRCAFLRIRPQPPDPPAPPGSLRSG from the coding sequence ATGGGATTCACCGCGGTCCACGCCGACTGGGGGCGGCTGGATGCGTCGCTGGACGATCTCGGGTGTGGCCGTGCCTGGGCCGACGTCCACCGGGTCACGGGGCTGCGGCTGGCGTGCCCGGAGTGTGGGGGCCGGGTGTGCGCGCGGGTCTCCTCACGCCGTGCCCGGCACTTCTACCACCAGCAGCGGCCCCGTGACTGCGAGCTGGCGAACGAGTCGTACGAACACCACCTGCTGAAGCTGGAGCTGGCTACGGCAGCCCGGGCAGCGGGGTTCACAGCAGAGCTGGAGGTGAGCAGTCCACGGGCGGACTGGCGTGCCGACGTGCTGGTCTTCGATGAGCAGGGCCGTGCGTTCATGGCCCTGGAAGCGCAGCTGTCGCCGATGACGCCGGAGGATGCGCGGATGCGCACCGACCGCTATGCGCGCGATGGTGTGGGGGTGTGCTGGGTCGGGCTGCAGGGGCGGCCGTGGCAGCGTGCCGTGCCCTCGCTGCGGGTGGAGTACCCCGAGGAACGCGGGGCCGGCTGGACGGTGCGGCACGGCATCGCTCGCTACACCTGGGACCCGCGCACGCTGGCCGGGAAGGCGGGATGGACCCACATCACCTGCCCGCTCGGCGATGCCATCCGGTGGATCCTCCAGGGGCGCGTGCATCCCCATACCGGCCCGGGCGGCACGGTGTGGTGGACGGCCGACGCCTACCGGCAACTCGCGGCCGCCCGGGCGAAGCTGGAGGCGGATGACGAGGCCGCCGCACGTGCCCGGGCTGCCGAACAGGCCCGCCGGGCTGCCGCGGCGCGGGCAGCTGCCGCCGAACAGCGCCTCCACGACGCCCTGCAGCAAGCACAGGAGCGGCAGGCCGAGCAGGAACGTCTGGCCGCCTTCCTCGAACACGCAGGCATAGACGCCCAGGTGTGGCCCGCCTTCACGCAACTGGTCCGCACCGCCTCCGGCAAACCGGTCGAGTACGGCGTCCAGAGCCCCTCCCACGGCAACGGACTGCTCGTCTACAGCAGGCCGCGCCCGGGCCGTGCGTTCACCCTCGCCGGTGTGGTGTGCCCCGATCCTCGAGCACTGGCCCAGTGGCCAGCAGAGCTGACGATCCTCGTGCCCAGCCAGACCTGGCTCGCCCGCATCCAGGCCGCCGCCCGCACTCCGCTGAAAGTCGCCGTCCTCAACCCGACCACCAAGCGCTGCGCCTTCCTGCGCATCCGCCCCCAGCCCCCGGATCCCCCAGCACCGCCAGGGTCCTTGCGCAGCGGGTGA
- a CDS encoding WhiB family transcriptional regulator, which yields MTSTQAHWSEQAACRTADPEEMFADTARQKRAKAVCSGCRVRTECLVDALDNREEFGVWGGMTERERRALLRRRPHVTSWRKVLQAAGGEVSRAG from the coding sequence ATGACCAGTACGCAGGCTCACTGGAGTGAGCAAGCGGCCTGCCGGACGGCCGACCCTGAGGAGATGTTCGCCGACACCGCCCGGCAGAAACGGGCCAAGGCGGTCTGCTCGGGATGCCGGGTGCGCACGGAGTGCCTGGTGGACGCCCTCGACAACCGGGAGGAATTTGGCGTGTGGGGAGGCATGACCGAGCGCGAGCGCAGAGCCTTGCTGCGCCGCAGACCTCATGTCACTTCCTGGCGGAAGGTACTCCAAGCGGCAGGCGGGGAAGTGTCCCGTGCCGGCTGA
- a CDS encoding GNAT family N-acetyltransferase: MRPQDFGSRTLPRRLHAREYSGQHAMDFLARMWPALAEADPAATAYQDAAWLLAWARHLPARCEPLVLAAVDDGDRPLAALALARELTPDGRTCITALSSPASEQIRPVGENTDAVSVLLDHLPALGDEVLLTDLPDSCLLARQAHSRWGVPDAQTLYATVCLPVDLTALSRSTRREHTRRRRAVQALGERVGYHRTRTGTQLLAAFDTLEDLHHRRNALRPPDAHAPDLTLPWRQVLNDCAGLAFIATLTLDGQAVAAQLCLHHRDRAYSLITAMDPAHRELSPGHALLQMLCEDLTSEGYTALDLGRTTAHDGQRNYKAAHGATWTTTRTYTAPAALRPPVRQPAGLADAGSRR, translated from the coding sequence ATGAGGCCACAGGACTTCGGCAGCCGGACGCTGCCCAGGCGCCTGCACGCGCGTGAGTACAGCGGGCAGCACGCGATGGACTTCCTTGCCCGGATGTGGCCTGCCCTGGCCGAGGCGGACCCTGCCGCCACCGCCTACCAGGATGCGGCCTGGCTGCTGGCGTGGGCCCGGCACCTGCCTGCCCGCTGCGAGCCGTTGGTCCTCGCGGCCGTCGACGACGGCGACCGGCCCCTCGCCGCCCTGGCCCTGGCCCGTGAACTCACTCCAGACGGCCGCACCTGCATCACCGCGCTGTCCAGCCCCGCATCCGAACAGATCCGGCCCGTGGGCGAGAACACCGACGCGGTGAGCGTGCTCCTTGATCACCTGCCCGCCCTCGGGGACGAGGTGCTCCTCACCGACCTGCCCGACAGCTGTCTCCTGGCCCGGCAGGCACACAGCCGGTGGGGCGTGCCCGACGCCCAGACCCTGTACGCCACCGTCTGCCTGCCCGTGGACCTGACGGCCCTGTCCCGCTCGACACGACGGGAGCACACCCGCCGCCGCCGCGCCGTGCAGGCCCTGGGCGAGCGGGTGGGATACCACCGCACCCGCACCGGCACACAACTCCTCGCCGCCTTCGACACCCTCGAGGACCTGCACCACCGGCGCAACGCCCTGCGGCCCCCCGACGCCCACGCACCGGACCTCACCCTGCCCTGGCGGCAGGTGCTCAACGACTGCGCGGGCCTGGCGTTCATCGCCACACTGACCCTGGACGGCCAGGCGGTGGCCGCCCAGCTGTGCCTGCACCACCGCGACCGCGCCTACTCCCTGATCACCGCGATGGACCCCGCCCACCGCGAACTGTCCCCAGGGCACGCCCTGCTGCAGATGCTGTGCGAGGACCTCACCAGCGAGGGATACACCGCGCTGGACCTGGGCCGCACGACCGCGCACGACGGCCAGCGCAACTACAAGGCCGCCCACGGCGCCACCTGGACGACCACCCGCACCTACACCGCCCCGGCCGCACTCCGCCCGCCCGTCAGGCAACCCGCCGGTCTGGCGGACGCGGGGAGCAGGCGGTGA
- a CDS encoding GNAT family N-acetyltransferase — protein sequence MTSFWTGRRVRLRGVEPGDWTAFMGFAADEERLGDLLRTPRSAEQFRAWAKEQAVPKSDGDCFSLAVEALDTGQIVGAVGSHHADPRAGRFEYGITMGARHRRKGYAAEAVVMLLRFMFAERRYHKCEARIFGHNEASLALHRRLGFAEEGRLRDHLFFAGRYQDLVVMGILAEEFATLHAKSELE from the coding sequence ATGACTTCGTTCTGGACGGGCAGGCGGGTGCGTCTGCGCGGTGTCGAGCCCGGTGACTGGACGGCGTTCATGGGCTTCGCCGCCGATGAGGAGCGGTTGGGAGACCTGCTGCGGACGCCTCGGTCCGCCGAGCAGTTTCGCGCCTGGGCGAAGGAACAGGCCGTCCCCAAGTCCGACGGCGACTGCTTCAGCTTGGCCGTCGAAGCCTTGGACACGGGGCAGATCGTCGGGGCGGTCGGCTCGCACCACGCAGATCCGCGTGCAGGGCGGTTCGAATACGGCATCACCATGGGTGCTCGGCACCGTCGCAAGGGCTACGCGGCAGAAGCCGTGGTGATGCTGCTGCGATTCATGTTCGCCGAGCGGCGGTACCACAAGTGCGAGGCGCGGATCTTCGGGCACAACGAGGCATCACTGGCTCTGCATCGCCGTCTCGGCTTCGCCGAGGAGGGCCGCCTGCGAGATCACTTGTTCTTCGCCGGCCGATACCAGGATCTCGTCGTGATGGGCATACTCGCTGAGGAGTTCGCAACGCTGCACGCGAAGAGCGAACTCGAGTGA
- a CDS encoding helix-turn-helix domain-containing protein produces the protein MDFQTGPIRDASRLGDYGRVIELVRKGRRMTQAALGQALGISQSAISRLEKRGPASYSTNILTAAAAHLQIPPALVGLADGRTAQVQVRDDDPMHRRTVLGGALAAMAAPMLAAVPDAHDAPGGQAAALRLTTSAYRRLDGTTPSRDLAGAVDGHIRLIQAITRTATGDADRARLAAVGSEAASFAGWLAWDKGDHGSARSWYGGAVKAARTSGDALLTAYQTGTLAQFEAHAGNGVEALNLARRARRVLGDQRPAVADAWLLSVEALGHAAAGNRRGADQALTASRAAAQALAAGQDPPPWPWVFSFTPDKVAACRVACGARLGLPKWVLDEDVEALAATGHAKQRALLVLDIAAGHLAGGRVEAAFALASRALEVALQYRSGRIVERARAVRRSLTTSSPPKVVRDFDERLHGVYL, from the coding sequence GTGGACTTCCAGACAGGCCCGATCCGGGACGCCTCCCGGTTGGGGGACTATGGACGCGTCATCGAGCTGGTCCGCAAGGGACGGCGGATGACGCAGGCGGCGCTGGGGCAGGCCCTGGGCATATCCCAGTCCGCGATCAGTCGTCTGGAGAAACGCGGCCCAGCCTCCTACAGCACCAACATCCTGACCGCGGCGGCTGCGCATCTTCAGATTCCGCCGGCGCTGGTGGGTCTGGCAGACGGGCGCACGGCGCAGGTTCAGGTGAGAGACGACGATCCCATGCACCGACGCACCGTCCTTGGCGGCGCCCTCGCCGCGATGGCGGCCCCCATGCTGGCCGCCGTGCCGGATGCGCACGATGCGCCCGGTGGCCAGGCCGCCGCCCTGCGGCTGACCACGAGCGCCTATCGCAGACTCGACGGCACCACCCCCTCCCGGGACCTCGCCGGCGCCGTCGACGGCCACATCCGGCTCATCCAGGCCATCACCCGCACCGCCACCGGCGACGCGGACCGGGCGCGGCTGGCTGCCGTGGGCAGCGAGGCCGCTTCCTTCGCGGGCTGGCTGGCGTGGGACAAGGGTGATCACGGGTCGGCCCGTTCCTGGTACGGCGGGGCCGTCAAAGCCGCACGTACCTCCGGCGATGCGCTGCTGACCGCTTACCAGACAGGCACGCTCGCCCAGTTCGAGGCGCACGCCGGCAACGGCGTGGAGGCGCTGAACCTCGCCCGCCGCGCCCGGCGGGTGCTCGGTGACCAACGCCCGGCCGTTGCCGATGCATGGCTGCTGAGCGTCGAAGCCCTCGGGCACGCGGCAGCCGGGAACCGGCGCGGCGCCGACCAGGCGCTGACCGCATCCCGCGCAGCAGCACAGGCTCTCGCTGCCGGGCAGGACCCGCCGCCGTGGCCGTGGGTGTTCTCCTTCACCCCGGACAAGGTGGCCGCCTGCCGCGTGGCCTGCGGCGCACGTCTCGGGCTGCCCAAGTGGGTGCTGGATGAGGACGTGGAGGCCCTGGCCGCCACCGGCCACGCGAAACAGCGTGCCCTGCTGGTGCTCGACATCGCCGCCGGGCACTTGGCCGGCGGGCGGGTGGAGGCGGCGTTCGCCCTCGCCTCCCGCGCGCTCGAGGTCGCGCTGCAGTACCGGTCCGGGCGGATCGTGGAACGCGCCCGGGCTGTGCGCCGCAGCCTCACCACCAGCTCACCGCCCAAGGTGGTGCGGGACTTCGACGAGCGCCTGCACGGCGTCTACCTGTAG
- the lexA gene encoding transcriptional repressor LexA translates to MHLTETTGRAGRPRGVVTGPDGLTARQMAIVRFIESTVARQGYPPSMREIGEAVRLKSTSSVAHQLLALERKGVLYRDPHRPRAYRVRPHRDTGFGESPADAFPQAADVPLVGRIAAGAPLLAEESVEDVLLLPRRLVGEGRLFALRVVGDSMVEAAICDGDIVTVRRQDSADHGDVVAALIDGEATVKRLRREDGHVWLMPHNPAYAPILADEAAILGKVVAVLRSL, encoded by the coding sequence ATGCACCTCACTGAAACGACTGGTCGGGCCGGGCGCCCGCGGGGAGTCGTCACCGGCCCCGACGGTCTCACCGCTCGGCAGATGGCCATCGTGCGTTTTATCGAGAGCACCGTCGCCCGTCAGGGATACCCGCCCTCGATGCGCGAGATCGGCGAGGCGGTCCGGCTCAAGAGCACCTCCTCCGTCGCGCACCAGCTCCTCGCCCTGGAGCGCAAGGGCGTCCTCTACCGCGATCCCCATCGCCCCCGCGCCTATCGCGTCAGGCCGCACCGGGACACCGGCTTCGGTGAAAGCCCGGCCGATGCCTTCCCTCAGGCGGCCGACGTGCCCCTCGTCGGCCGGATCGCCGCAGGCGCACCGCTCCTGGCCGAGGAATCGGTGGAGGACGTACTGCTGCTGCCCCGGCGTCTCGTCGGGGAGGGCCGTCTGTTCGCGTTGCGAGTCGTGGGGGACAGCATGGTCGAGGCGGCGATCTGCGACGGTGACATCGTCACCGTCCGCCGTCAGGACTCCGCCGACCACGGCGACGTCGTGGCCGCCCTCATCGACGGCGAGGCGACAGTCAAACGGCTGCGCCGTGAGGACGGCCATGTCTGGCTGATGCCGCACAACCCGGCCTACGCACCGATCCTGGCTGACGAGGCAGCCATTCTCGGCAAAGTCGTCGCCGTGCTGCGCAGCCTGTGA
- a CDS encoding class I SAM-dependent methyltransferase yields MLQHQDETRAAYDRVVEVYASMFSSQLETRPFARNMISTFAELVRGTGNRRAADVGCGPGHLTAMLHDLGLDAFGLDISPAMVAHARRAHPALRFDEAPMEALPVEDGALGGVLAHYSMIHTPPGELPALLAEQVRVLASGGLLLVSFYGTEGPEPVRFDHKVAPAYSWPAEQFAELLAGAGLVTVARLLHDPATDRGFLDTHLLARRP; encoded by the coding sequence GTGTTACAACACCAGGACGAGACCAGAGCGGCCTACGACAGGGTCGTCGAGGTGTATGCCTCGATGTTCAGTAGTCAGTTGGAGACGCGGCCGTTCGCGCGGAACATGATCAGCACCTTCGCCGAGCTCGTGCGTGGCACGGGGAACCGGCGGGCAGCCGACGTCGGGTGCGGACCAGGTCATCTGACGGCCATGCTGCACGACCTGGGGTTGGATGCCTTCGGGCTCGACATCTCCCCGGCTATGGTCGCCCACGCCCGGCGGGCCCATCCGGCGCTGCGGTTCGATGAAGCGCCCATGGAGGCCCTGCCGGTCGAGGACGGCGCGCTGGGCGGAGTGCTGGCCCACTACTCGATGATCCACACCCCACCCGGAGAATTGCCCGCGCTGCTCGCCGAACAGGTGCGTGTCCTGGCATCAGGGGGCCTGCTCCTGGTGTCCTTCTACGGGACCGAGGGGCCGGAGCCGGTCCGCTTCGACCACAAGGTGGCGCCCGCCTACAGCTGGCCGGCGGAGCAGTTCGCCGAGTTGCTGGCCGGGGCCGGTCTTGTCACGGTGGCTCGGCTGCTCCACGACCCAGCGACCGACCGCGGCTTCCTCGACACCCACTTGCTGGCCCGCCGCCCGTAG
- a CDS encoding helix-turn-helix transcriptional regulator produces MVYDIRPLANGLGTDHPVPGLPFVDDSHLPLDDGPDAIEAVGRNKGEGMWGRCDTSRKGGWLAFTTDPIAPHLGWAVRYHPEHGRTVLLLRNEDTASLHTYWSGAPLLFRAGGYWWDGESWYRPGQIWDPVTEDYARHKARATTTVHAADMLDGRAHPERAHVHKVATFDSSAAAPQNWLDDLTRWAQHHQKQDDPLPLDRCVVDLASPELAGDRLLGVPEMAALGGITASTLRGYISRGENDVPLPQATVGGRAQWSRPVAEDWAEARRRSSEGLREAMSAGDRHRLAPGAAQIRDRFSESFFRFLWKRPDIRKRWVLRQRNEPSVREVADQLAFEVADSLRQIIPTDALGPTIRHAVLEDFAHSLRIRERRGGELKALDLMLSVPLAKMLSWFIQHFPTSAQWYIGEIMSEAHNQLDIPAQVTGEALQRSATTNGELGRQAAKEFFSRVVPREPES; encoded by the coding sequence TTGGTCTACGACATTCGTCCGCTCGCCAACGGCCTGGGGACGGATCACCCGGTTCCCGGTCTGCCGTTCGTCGATGATTCCCACCTGCCGCTCGACGACGGTCCCGACGCCATCGAAGCAGTAGGACGCAACAAGGGCGAGGGCATGTGGGGCCGTTGCGACACCTCCCGTAAGGGGGGTTGGCTGGCCTTCACCACCGACCCGATCGCCCCTCACCTGGGCTGGGCCGTCCGCTACCACCCCGAGCACGGGCGCACCGTGCTCCTGCTACGCAATGAGGACACCGCCAGCCTGCACACCTACTGGTCCGGCGCGCCGCTGCTGTTCAGGGCCGGCGGCTACTGGTGGGACGGTGAGAGCTGGTACCGGCCCGGGCAGATCTGGGACCCGGTCACCGAGGACTACGCCCGCCACAAGGCACGCGCCACAACCACCGTCCACGCCGCCGACATGCTGGACGGGCGCGCCCACCCCGAGCGCGCGCACGTGCACAAGGTGGCCACCTTCGACTCCTCCGCCGCGGCGCCGCAGAACTGGCTCGATGACCTGACCCGGTGGGCGCAGCACCACCAGAAGCAGGACGATCCCCTGCCGCTGGACAGGTGCGTCGTGGACCTGGCCAGCCCCGAACTCGCCGGAGACCGGCTGCTCGGCGTTCCGGAGATGGCCGCGCTGGGCGGCATCACCGCCTCCACCCTGCGGGGCTACATCTCCCGGGGAGAGAACGACGTGCCGTTGCCCCAGGCGACCGTCGGCGGGCGGGCCCAGTGGTCCCGCCCGGTCGCCGAGGACTGGGCGGAAGCCCGGCGCCGCTCCTCCGAGGGACTGCGGGAGGCCATGTCGGCCGGCGACCGGCACCGTCTGGCCCCCGGGGCGGCCCAGATCCGCGACCGGTTCAGCGAGAGCTTCTTCCGCTTCCTGTGGAAGCGCCCCGACATCCGCAAGCGCTGGGTCCTGCGCCAGCGCAACGAGCCGAGCGTGCGGGAAGTGGCCGACCAACTGGCCTTCGAGGTCGCCGACAGCCTTCGCCAGATCATCCCGACCGACGCCCTGGGACCGACCATCCGTCATGCCGTCCTTGAGGACTTCGCGCACTCGCTGCGCATCCGCGAACGCCGGGGCGGTGAACTCAAAGCCCTCGACCTCATGCTGTCGGTGCCCCTGGCGAAGATGCTCAGCTGGTTCATCCAGCACTTCCCGACCTCCGCCCAGTGGTACATCGGCGAGATCATGAGCGAGGCACACAATCAGCTCGACATCCCCGCCCAGGTGACGGGCGAAGCACTGCAGCGCTCCGCGACCACGAACGGGGAACTCGGCCGACAGGCCGCGAAGGAGTTCTTCTCCCGCGTCGTGCCGCGCGAACCGGAGAGCTGA
- a CDS encoding GNAT family N-acetyltransferase, producing the protein MAPSEDSLPEEGLSLWLTDWKVPVGMSWTGRRLIACIGRSAAGHLDFHVHPDGQAVKVWMLNVHPGFQRRGLAGVLMDALYAAYPTAWINHGARSPDGARWWNSYRDPAPHRNVHNRPPAEWAAYFDAVEVASEKAQIAHLNQYYGLNGHRDAVYRYGERVDQEADHYTALYQEAPAVRLDPAAQPLHGATRLFLPPSVHAYVHDASQDPAGRAATLLEHLGHGNLPRATYWNTTARAAFEDAHHEELFQDTPPARPATHVVFTLRPLAGRALPAYTALATSVDFTGTGDLAVEIDGLSWRQAHHPHLTHTAALSPAVQAAIAPYSWRHASTAYRARYDEAGFLRTPDPTPATSPQPYAERAAEISAMADRLMQQLASRASKPGPKPAPKPDGAQQQTPPPAPRPTQQPGR; encoded by the coding sequence GTGGCCCCGAGCGAGGACAGCCTTCCCGAGGAAGGACTGTCGCTGTGGCTGACCGACTGGAAGGTCCCCGTCGGCATGTCCTGGACGGGGCGCAGGCTGATCGCCTGCATCGGACGGTCGGCCGCCGGGCACCTCGACTTCCACGTCCACCCCGACGGGCAGGCGGTGAAGGTGTGGATGCTCAACGTCCACCCCGGATTCCAGCGGCGCGGCCTGGCCGGAGTGCTCATGGACGCTCTCTACGCGGCGTACCCGACAGCGTGGATCAACCACGGTGCCCGCAGCCCTGACGGGGCCCGGTGGTGGAACAGCTACCGCGACCCGGCCCCGCACCGCAACGTCCACAACAGGCCGCCGGCCGAGTGGGCCGCCTACTTCGACGCCGTCGAAGTCGCCTCGGAGAAAGCGCAGATCGCCCACCTGAACCAGTACTACGGCCTTAACGGCCACCGGGACGCCGTCTACCGCTACGGCGAGCGCGTCGATCAGGAGGCGGACCACTACACCGCGCTCTACCAGGAAGCCCCCGCTGTGCGTCTGGACCCGGCGGCGCAGCCCCTGCACGGTGCCACGCGGCTGTTCCTGCCGCCCTCGGTGCACGCCTACGTCCACGACGCCTCCCAGGACCCGGCCGGTAGGGCCGCCACGCTGCTGGAGCACCTCGGACACGGCAACCTGCCCCGCGCCACCTACTGGAACACCACCGCCCGGGCCGCGTTCGAGGACGCCCACCACGAAGAGCTCTTCCAGGACACACCGCCCGCCCGGCCCGCCACCCACGTCGTGTTCACCCTGCGCCCGCTCGCCGGCAGGGCGCTGCCCGCCTACACCGCGCTCGCCACCAGCGTGGACTTCACCGGCACCGGCGACCTCGCGGTCGAGATCGACGGGCTGTCCTGGCGCCAGGCCCACCACCCGCACCTGACCCACACCGCCGCGCTCTCACCCGCGGTCCAGGCCGCCATCGCCCCCTACTCCTGGCGGCACGCCAGCACCGCCTACCGCGCCCGCTACGACGAGGCGGGCTTCCTGCGCACACCCGACCCCACACCCGCCACCAGCCCGCAGCCCTACGCGGAGCGGGCCGCGGAGATCAGCGCCATGGCCGACCGGCTGATGCAGCAACTGGCCTCCCGCGCGTCCAAGCCCGGACCGAAACCGGCACCCAAGCCGGACGGCGCGCAGCAGCAGACGCCTCCCCCGGCACCCCGGCCGACGCAGCAACCCGGCCGGTAA
- a CDS encoding DNA polymerase Y family protein, giving the protein MHVRCPDRLPEQVYRLILERMAELSPLVQALPPGAALVELKGALRCHGVGADVRRLGEMLRVRTLTRHGVDLRIGIGPTVSVAATASAQVPGPGGVLVVAPDRAAEWLADLPVEALHGIGPKQADVLHDYGIHTVGLLAAVPAQTVQRLLGGRAGRLARDRARGIDPRPVVPRSLPASATVHCSFARHTLDGADVRAALLALVVRLGRTLRRRGQVPQALTLTLTFAGTGRWSRTHRLPEPSAHDDDLRMAAYRLMDAAGLQRGRLTGLSLRGEDLRAADTVAQQITLDDAREARLVAEAAVDRVRDKFGAGVIGPAAIYRAAS; this is encoded by the coding sequence ATGCACGTGCGCTGTCCGGACCGGCTGCCGGAGCAGGTGTATCGCCTCATCCTGGAGCGGATGGCTGAGCTGTCCCCCCTCGTACAGGCTTTGCCGCCCGGTGCTGCTCTCGTGGAGCTGAAGGGGGCCTTGCGCTGCCATGGTGTGGGTGCGGACGTGCGCCGTCTGGGCGAGATGCTGCGGGTGCGGACCCTGACCCGTCACGGTGTCGACCTGCGGATCGGGATCGGCCCGACCGTCAGCGTGGCTGCGACCGCCTCCGCCCAGGTCCCCGGGCCCGGGGGAGTGCTGGTGGTGGCCCCCGACCGGGCCGCCGAATGGCTCGCCGACCTGCCTGTGGAGGCCCTGCACGGCATCGGACCTAAGCAGGCGGACGTGCTCCACGACTACGGGATCCACACCGTGGGCCTGCTCGCTGCCGTCCCGGCGCAGACCGTGCAGCGGCTGCTGGGCGGACGGGCCGGACGCCTGGCCCGCGACCGCGCCCGCGGTATCGACCCCCGCCCCGTCGTCCCGCGTTCCCTGCCCGCTTCCGCTACCGTGCACTGCTCCTTCGCCCGGCACACCCTGGACGGGGCCGACGTGCGGGCCGCCCTGCTCGCTCTGGTCGTCCGGCTCGGGCGGACGCTGCGCCGCCGCGGGCAGGTTCCCCAGGCCCTGACGCTGACGCTGACCTTCGCCGGGACGGGCCGCTGGAGCAGGACCCACCGGCTGCCCGAGCCCTCCGCGCACGACGACGACCTGCGAATGGCCGCCTACCGGCTCATGGACGCCGCAGGCCTGCAGCGGGGCCGCCTGACCGGGCTGTCCCTGCGGGGCGAGGACCTCCGTGCCGCCGACACCGTCGCCCAGCAGATCACCCTGGACGACGCCCGTGAGGCGCGTCTGGTGGCCGAGGCCGCCGTCGACCGGGTCCGTGACAAGTTCGGCGCCGGTGTCATCGGTCCGGCCGCCATCTACCGGGCCGCCTCCTGA
- a CDS encoding SH3 domain-containing protein yields the protein MTLASGLSRPFAGRRLRGAAVATAVVASSVLGLTAVGAAPASAVTSSACTHQVRLDTRVTATVNFRTGPGTGYTSKGLLMKGQGIYWACYKGNWGYVKPYYGAHKGQYGWVSRTYIAVPMNY from the coding sequence GTGACACTCGCATCCGGACTCAGCCGACCCTTCGCCGGGCGTCGCCTGCGCGGCGCCGCCGTCGCCACCGCGGTCGTCGCATCGTCCGTCCTCGGACTCACGGCCGTGGGCGCCGCGCCCGCGTCGGCGGTCACCTCCAGCGCGTGCACCCACCAGGTCCGGCTCGACACCCGGGTCACCGCCACCGTCAACTTCCGCACCGGGCCCGGCACCGGCTACACCAGCAAGGGACTGCTCATGAAGGGCCAGGGCATCTACTGGGCCTGCTACAAGGGCAACTGGGGGTACGTCAAGCCGTACTACGGCGCGCACAAGGGCCAGTACGGCTGGGTCAGCCGCACCTACATCGCCGTACCGATGAACTACTGA